A genomic region of Helicoverpa armigera isolate CAAS_96S chromosome 31, ASM3070526v1, whole genome shotgun sequence contains the following coding sequences:
- the LOC110382117 gene encoding LOW QUALITY PROTEIN: monocarboxylate transporter 12 (The sequence of the model RefSeq protein was modified relative to this genomic sequence to represent the inferred CDS: inserted 2 bases in 1 codon) gives MATPVKSVKEENEGDEANEKLLEENQVLIVPAQQNQDGGLVAVKSSKKVKLPEDSNAVGGGRFTIGPAPERDWEMVPPDGKWGWCVLVGATLVNILIPGTIKSFGVLLVEFNDVFQSSASASSXALCYFLYSSLGPLSSILSVKWSYRTVTLIGGSFAAFGMIFSSCAFSITYLYFSFGAMVGTGAGLAFPPTVYIVTSYFVRLRGLANGICMSGSAFGSIILPPVLRYLLEEYGYKGAVLILGGIMLNVWAAALLFQPVEEHMVRKYKEPEEDEDGPQLEPFIEEDGELEDSENPKLTFTPEDPSPTPTAEKHPNGSPPIFKNDSNINLDDPKDFARSASAVQVALSRKTGSSRHGLQNISSKNHLPSNPSLLESVPEGKGSRVNSQEAFGKKLGVPKTPKRSPSTSSFQYMSTPFHGSTLSAFEKPSEFASQFSLKSVTDSLAPISYCCGCKKRSKEDDSKKEPSKYFDINLLKDPIYLVILISNCTSAISYTNFIILVPSYAKECGFDKSLGAYLLSIISALDLVGRIGGSALSDVVLTPKRYFFIFGLLLSGISLSMIPLVRSYSAISVFCSIFGLASGINVGVTALVMTEMLGTERLMSSYGISLFVNGILQLIGPPICGFWFEYTQSYKSLFVTLGFVLVFGAALWGFVPFIHRRRRLAANKNKQGVKA, from the exons TTAAGTTACCAGAAGACTCCAATGCGGTGGGGGGAGGTCGTTTCACCATAGGTCCGGCGCCGGAACGCGACTGGGAGATGGTACCACCCGACGGCAAATGGGGATGGTGTGTACTCGTAG GTGCAACGCTAGTGAACATCCTAATACCTGGTACTATCAAGTCTTTTGGCGTCCTACTGGTGGAGTTCAACGATGTGTTCCAATCTAGCGCGTCTGCGTCATC AGCGCTGTGCTACTTCTTGTACAGTAGTTTGG GTCCTCTATCATCGATCCTATCAGTGAAATGGTCGTATAGAACGGTGACCCTCATCGGCGGCAGTTTTGCGGCGTTCGGCATGATATTCAGTAGCTGCGCCTTTTCTATCACCTATTTGTATTTTAG tttTGGCGCGATGGTAGGCACAGGCGCTGGTCTAGCCTTCCCTCCTACAGTATATATAGTGACATCATACTTCGTACGTCTGAGAGGGCTTGCGAACGGCATCTGTATGTCTGGGAGCGCCTTTGGAAGTATTATACTGCCGCCCGTCTTGAGGTATCTGCTTGAAGAGTATGGGTATAA GGGCGCAGTCCTAATTCTGGGTGGTATTATGCTCAACGTCTGGGCAGCAGCCCTGCTCTTCCAGCCAGTAGAAGAACACATGGTGAGGAAGTACAAGGAGCCGGAAGAAGATGAGGACGGTCCACAG TTGGAACCGTTCATAGAAGAAGATGGGGAGCTAGAAGATTCTGAGAATCCAAAACTGACATTCACCCCCGAAGACCCCTCGCCGACACCCACGGCTGAAAAACACCCCAACGGATCACCCCCAATCTTCAAAAACGACTCCAACATTAACCTGGACGACCCCAAAGATTTCGCAAGATCCGCCAGCGCTGTACAAGTAGCTTTAAGTCGAAAAACCGGTTCTTCAAGGCATGGGCTACAAAATATCTCAAGTAAAAATCATTTGCCTTCTAATCCTTCGTTATTAGAATCGGTCCCAGAAGGAAAGGGGAGTCGTGTTAACTCTCAAGAAGCGTTTGGTAAGAAATTAGGAGTCCCTAAGACTCCTAAAAGAAGTCCGTCTACTTCTAGCTTTCAGTACATGTCGACTCCTTTTCACGGGTCCACGTTATCAGCTTTTGAAAAACCCAGTGAGTTTGCTTCTCAATTCAGCTTAAAATCTGTCACAGACAGCTTAGCACCTATAAGTTACTGTTGCGGTTGCAAAAAGCGATCGAAAGAGGATGATTCTAAAAAGGAACCAAGCAAATACTTTGATATTAACTTACTAAAAGATCCAATTTATTTGGTTATATTAATATCGAATTGTACTTCAGCGATTTCGTACACGAATTTCATCATTTTAGTGCCCTCTTACGCTAAAGAATGTGGTTTTGACAAATCATTAGGCGCCTATCTTCTATCAATCATTTCTGCGCTAGACTTAGTTGGCCGAATCGGCGGTTCAGCACTATCAGACGTAGTTTTAACACCAAAACGTTACTTTTTCATATTCGGTCTTTTACTATCTGGCATTAGTCTTTCCATGATACCTTTAGTCAGAAGTTATTCCGCAATTTCGGTCTTTTGCTCGATTTTTGGTCTTGCTTCGGGTATAAACGTCGGTGTGACAGCTCTTGTAATGACAGAGATGCTTGGAACGGAAAGACTAATGTCTTCTTACGGTATCAGTCTTTTTGTCAACGGTATTTTGCAGTTGATCGGACCGCCAATTTGTGGGTTCTGGTTTGAGTATACGCAGTCTTATAAATCATTGTTTGTTACGCTAGGATTCGTGCTAGTATTTGGGGCTGCTCTGTGGGGTTTTGTGCCGTTTATTCATAGAAGGAGAAGGTTGGCAGCGAATAAGAATAAGCAAGGGGTTAAAGCGTAa